The window GCAAGCTGCCAATGCTGCAGTGGTAAAATTCACAGTGCGACATGCTGGCCAATATCGTATAGCAGTGCTTATCGGTTCTTGTCACGTGCACGGCAGTCcctttgttaaaaattttcttccaggTACAATATCACAAACGTTTCGCCATAACTTTCTACCTATTCATTGCTAATTGGCtacaattcaaatttcatttgttgtatCTCGAGAGAAGATGAaactattttctaatttcattcACCTTTTTTCAGGGCCACCTGACGccaataaaactgtttttgtTCGGCAAAGCTCGACAGTTGTCTGCACATCTGGCGTGGCTCATTCAATGGCAATTGAACCTCGTGACGAATACGATAATCTTTGCATATTTAGTAATACAGATAATCCTACGGTTGGATATCACGTCGCAATTAGTCAGGCACGTAAAATATTGGTTTGTCGATGGTGGCTAATCAAATACCAAAAGTAACCATCAATCTGATCAGGAAAAATATGTtcaattgataattttttattcctcgtgTATTTAGATTGGTAGTGTAGTTGAGGAGGGGTCCGTTGTCGACTGCAACGTCCAACTCGAATACGATTGTCCCAATCAGCGGATTTGTTTGCGTGTTAGTTTTCCTAAGGAGGGATGTTATCACGCCACTGTCAGCTTAGCTGGCCTACAACTCCACAACGGAGACTTTGACATTATAGTTCTAAGCAGTACGTGAGTTGCTTCTAGTataaaacatttaattttttcaaacttatacAAGTATGAAAATAGTAGAGGAGTGGCATTTGAAGACAAATCAACTCGATGTGTCACTTTTTTCCAACAGGCAGCGATGCAACGTTAGTTCATAAAAATGTCGCCTCAAAAAATCCACACATTTGCTATGAGGCAAAGTTGATGGGGATGCAAGGAGAACATTACTCAAAGCCCAGAAAAGTATTCTGCTATGTTTCTCCCAAACAGTTGACCATTAAAGAGTATCTCCTGAAATTTATTCCAAAGCGCCTCGTCACCTTCAGGCTTTGCCCGTCGACTAAGGTAATTTTAATATGTTaattacatgaataatatGCAGATTGTGTGAATGTGCTGATGAGATATGTTCGTTCTTTTAtcaatgtatttaaaaaataatttcagtttcattttgAAACGTCAAATAATCAGTATTTGGGATACGACGCTTTCTCTATTGACGATGGTTGTCAACCACCGGTAGAATTGATATCTCGCTGTCGTAATGTAATCGCTGCAACGTTTACGCAATTTTTACTAAAGAATATTGGTGGCAGTGAAACGTTTAAAGACAAACAAGATTTCTTTTACCATGAAGTTCGTAAACATCATCAGAAACATtatcatgaaaaattatcaatgaaaGTGCAACGAGATAAACTACTCGAGTCTGTAAGTACATAGTTTGTAACTTGAAGAAACATCACACTATCATTTATTCTGCTTCATTGAATGAGTAATTATTGTGTAGCTTCAAtcactttaattttttgaatcggCTTGTTTTGTCTcataaattttgatgaaaatatattcattttttacagtcTATGAAAGCTACTAAAGGATTTTCTGTTAGTGACTGGTgcagaaattttgaaatcacaTTTCAGGGCGAACAAGGTGCAAGTTTAAACATTTGTTTGCGCAATACTGAGatttataatacatttttatgataacAATATCTGTATTGTTTACTTCTCAACATAGGTGTGGATTGGGGAGGAGTTCGACGAGAGTGGTTTGAGCTGATTTGCGCAGCGTTGTTTGATAGCGGAAATGGATTATTTTCGTCATTCGGCGAATCGCAACAAGCACTCGTACATCCAAACAATAAAAGGCCGCCCCATCTCAAGCTAAAACACTTTGAATTTGCGGGTCGAGTCGTCGGAAAGTGTCTGTATGAGTCAGCACTCGGGGGATCTTACCGACAACTAGTGAGGGCAAGGTTCACACGATCCTTCTTAGCACAAATAATCGGCCTTCGAGTTCACTATAAAGTAATCATGACTTTTCTAACATGGTATGAGTAATGGAATGTATAGCAGCGTCGTTTCTCaccaattttcatattgtTTTCAGTATTTCGAACAGGATGATCCAGACCTGTATCTCAGCAAAGTCAAGTACATCTTAGAGAATGATGTTGAAGAGATGGAGTTGTATTTTGTAGAAGAAGAGTATGACAAAAGTGGTCAATTATTGAAGGTATCCTGTAACAAGCTTACCACATTTTCATAGCACTGAATTTTATAAGTAGGCCTAGTacaatcattttcaataatttttatttctaggTGGCCGAACTGATTTCGAATGGAAGTAAGACGCATGTCacaaacgaaacgaaactTCGATACCTAGACGCGTTGGCGCAGCATCGTTTGGCCAGTTCTATACGTGAAGAAGTTGACCACTTTCTTCGCGGTCTTAATGAACTCATTCCCGACAATCTCCTCGGCATATTTGACGAAAACGAACTCGAGGTAAGCCCTAAAATGTAGTAAGTAATCTAACATTTGAGTTTTTGCAATGGGTATATGATCAAACTttttgtgaataatttatGAATGTTTATTCTTCTTGTGTTCCGACACAGTAAAGTACAATCGCAGGTAACGCTGATCCATACACTTTTAGCTTCTTCTTTGTGGAACTGGTGAATACAATATAGCAGACTTACGAGCACATCATATAGCTAATGGTGGCTCACCAGAATTCTTGCGAGTTCTCGATTGGTTTTGGACAGCGGTGAGCAATTTCACACGCGAAGAAATGGCCAGGCTTTTGCAGTTTACTACCGGATGTTCTCAGTTACCGCCTGGTGGATTTCAACAGCTTAGTCCAAGATTTCAGATCACAGCAGCACCGACATTTGCCAATCTACCTACTGCGCATACATGGTAAGGCACCGGCTTTTCACAAATCATCTTCCTTAATCgtaaattacaaattcaaaGAACTTGAGTTGTGATTAATTCCGTTATGGGTTCATATATGCCTTGTACTTTTTGCAGTTTCAATCAGCTGTGCCTACCTGACTACGAGTGTTACGATCACTTTGAAAAGGCGCTGCTTTTAGCGATTAGCGAAGGTACCGAAGGGTTTGGTATGATATAGGGGGCGCAAAATCGTACAATTTCTAGTCCATTTCTAGTTTGAATGGTAGAGGTCGATAACAAAATACGTATTTTGTACCTCGCGACACGTCTCTGTAGATGATAGAAATTAGATAAATACTCAATGCAGACAGGGGacgcacatttttttcactattctAACTATAAGCGAAAGGCAAGTTTTCCATTGCCCGGCACAGGTTCAAGCCTGTTATCCTCTGTTATACCTTCTTGACGAACTATGATGGTCCAGTTTGTCTAAAGGTAGACTATAGATAAAGCAAAGTATTCGCTTTAATAAGTAATCTACATTCCATCATTAAAAAATGCCTCTGTGATCCATTCCGCGAAGGATAATACGTAGTTTTAGAATATAGAAGCTATACACGAGTAGGGCGATGgtacaaaaaattgatgaacaaATTATTTGGGTATTTCATTCGGACGCGAATCATATGCATATTGAGAACAGATGTTTTAAACACGTATATCACTTCATTTTACTGGTAGAATCATCTGGCGTATTCATTGTTTTGGAGTCAACTGGCATTGTTATACGTTGGTATAATATTTGAGATTAATAGTGATCGCTATTTAATACCTTCATCTGCGAACCGAGAGATATTCGTTTCGATATTCTGAGTAATGGAAACTCACGTAGGTAATCTGACGGCTGGGCATCAATCACCATCACTTTTCagcatttgaaaattgtttaattcTCAAATTCGATAATCTACTTCGCCTGCTGATGTATAGTAAATAAAGCACAGTTGGATGACTCGGTATTAGAGACAAAACGACGCTGATGTCCACATCTCCAAACATAGATATTATATAAGGCAGAGAAAAATTCCGCGTGTCCTATTAAGTACCATGTACAGTGCAAGATGTATAATAACACATACCGAGTATGTATAGATGTAAATTTATTGTGTCCCGGAAATGCACAAGACCTAATATTGTTATTTGAGTTCATATCacttgttataattttcatgcTCATAGCTCAATAATCAAAACAGTATGAAAATagtgagtttaaaaaatatgcatataatattatatatatacacaatatacagtgtagaattataaaatattgcgACATCGTTAGTCATTTGTTGGCTAGTGTGTACCATTTCAATTACTCAACTATAGCAAAGTTCACcatatgaaaat is drawn from Neodiprion fabricii isolate iyNeoFabr1 chromosome 3, iyNeoFabr1.1, whole genome shotgun sequence and contains these coding sequences:
- the LOC124179017 gene encoding apoptosis-resistant E3 ubiquitin protein ligase 1 isoform X4, which codes for MSQRVLIMPDKSVESKDTEKLNNDYFDQEISSIGMSLRPSGSATSGISSLANCAEVEALPELPHHDWERLQRAARLLQQRLVLHQWLTEHGLHNHYQKLVQMEVISLEDVYWVEDHAAQAVLGKELSKWTQARQELPTSKEDLAVLKADLWSSVVKNSQHQDAWTWGGMLVVSVSVAGLVTLAAMTQPALAPEAKHSLLQYVTGKYLLPSNCRVHFQWEEPQLVGETMTFTVKFYQRNGQPYPICDKDNLIVEVTEGARRVATLTELGGTDPQAANAAVVKFTVRHAGQYRIAVLIGSCHVHGSPFVKNFLPGPPDANKTVFVRQSSTVVCTSGVAHSMAIEPRDEYDNLCIFSNTDNPTVGYHVAISQIGSVVEEGSVVDCNVQLEYDCPNQRICLRVSFPKEGCYHATVSLAGLQLHNGDFDIIVLSSSDATLVHKNVASKNPHICYEAKLMGMQGEHYSKPRKVFCYVSPKQLTIKEYLLKFIPKRLVTFRLCPSTKFHFETSNNQYLGYDAFSIDDGCQPPVELISRCRNVIAATFTQFLLKNIGGSETFKDKQDFFYHEVRKHHQKHYHEKLSMKVQRDKLLESSMKATKGFSVSDWCRNFEITFQGEQGVDWGGVRREWFELICAALFDSGNGLFSSFGESQQALVHPNNKRPPHLKLKHFEFAGRVVGKCLYESALGGSYRQLVRARFTRSFLAQIIGLRVHYKYFEQDDPDLYLSKVKYILENDVEEMELYFVEEEYDKSGQLLKVAELISNGSKTHVTNETKLRYLDALAQHRLASSIREEVDHFLRGLNELIPDNLLGIFDENELELLLCGTGEYNIADLRAHHIANGGSPEFLRVLDWFWTAVSNFTREEMARLLQFTTGCSQLPPGGFQQLSPRFQITAAPTFANLPTAHTCFNQLCLPDYECYDHFEKALLLAISEGTEGFGMI
- the LOC124179017 gene encoding apoptosis-resistant E3 ubiquitin protein ligase 1 isoform X6, with the translated sequence MPDKSVESKDTEKLNNDYFDQEISSIGMSLRPSGSATSGISSLANCAEVEALPELPHHDWERLQRAARLLQQRLVLHQWLTEHGLHNHYQKLVQMEVISLEDVYWVEDHAAQAVLGKELSKWTQARQELPTSKEDLAVLKADLWSSVVKNSQHQDAWTWGGMLVVSVSVAGLVTLAAMTQPALAPEAKHSLLQYVTGKYLLPSNCRVHFQWEEPQLVGETMTFTVKFYQRNGQPYPICDKDNLIVEVTEGARRVATLTELGGTDPQAANAAVVKFTVRHAGQYRIAVLIGSCHVHGSPFVKNFLPGPPDANKTVFVRQSSTVVCTSGVAHSMAIEPRDEYDNLCIFSNTDNPTVGYHVAISQIGSVVEEGSVVDCNVQLEYDCPNQRICLRVSFPKEGCYHATVSLAGLQLHNGDFDIIVLSSSDATLVHKNVASKNPHICYEAKLMGMQGEHYSKPRKVFCYVSPKQLTIKEYLLKFIPKRLVTFRLCPSTKFHFETSNNQYLGYDAFSIDDGCQPPVELISRCRNVIAATFTQFLLKNIGGSETFKDKQDFFYHEVRKHHQKHYHEKLSMKVQRDKLLESSMKATKGFSVSDWCRNFEITFQGEQGVDWGGVRREWFELICAALFDSGNGLFSSFGESQQALVHPNNKRPPHLKLKHFEFAGRVVGKCLYESALGGSYRQLVRARFTRSFLAQIIGLRVHYKYFEQDDPDLYLSKVKYILENDVEEMELYFVEEEYDKSGQLLKVAELISNGSKTHVTNETKLRYLDALAQHRLASSIREEVDHFLRGLNELIPDNLLGIFDENELELLLCGTGEYNIADLRAHHIANGGSPEFLRVLDWFWTAVSNFTREEMARLLQFTTGCSQLPPGGFQQLSPRFQITAAPTFANLPTAHTCFNQLCLPDYECYDHFEKALLLAISEGTEGFGMI
- the LOC124179017 gene encoding apoptosis-resistant E3 ubiquitin protein ligase 1 isoform X3, with protein sequence MSFKSSTNRSKLLIESVESKDTEKLNNDYFDQEISSIGMSLRPSGSATSGISSLANCAEVEALPELPHHDWERLQRAARLLQQRLVLHQWLTEHGLHNHYQKLVQMEVISLEDVYWVEDHAAQAVLGKELSKWTQARQELPTSKEDLAVLKADLWSSVVKNSQHQDAWTWGGMLVVSVSVAGLVTLAAMTQPALAPEAKHSLLQYVTGKYLLPSNCRVHFQWEEPQLVGETMTFTVKFYQRNGQPYPICDKDNLIVEVTEGARRVATLTELGGTDPQAANAAVVKFTVRHAGQYRIAVLIGSCHVHGSPFVKNFLPGPPDANKTVFVRQSSTVVCTSGVAHSMAIEPRDEYDNLCIFSNTDNPTVGYHVAISQIGSVVEEGSVVDCNVQLEYDCPNQRICLRVSFPKEGCYHATVSLAGLQLHNGDFDIIVLSSSDATLVHKNVASKNPHICYEAKLMGMQGEHYSKPRKVFCYVSPKQLTIKEYLLKFIPKRLVTFRLCPSTKFHFETSNNQYLGYDAFSIDDGCQPPVELISRCRNVIAATFTQFLLKNIGGSETFKDKQDFFYHEVRKHHQKHYHEKLSMKVQRDKLLESSMKATKGFSVSDWCRNFEITFQGEQGVDWGGVRREWFELICAALFDSGNGLFSSFGESQQALVHPNNKRPPHLKLKHFEFAGRVVGKCLYESALGGSYRQLVRARFTRSFLAQIIGLRVHYKYFEQDDPDLYLSKVKYILENDVEEMELYFVEEEYDKSGQLLKVAELISNGSKTHVTNETKLRYLDALAQHRLASSIREEVDHFLRGLNELIPDNLLGIFDENELELLLCGTGEYNIADLRAHHIANGGSPEFLRVLDWFWTAVSNFTREEMARLLQFTTGCSQLPPGGFQQLSPRFQITAAPTFANLPTAHTCFNQLCLPDYECYDHFEKALLLAISEGTEGFGMI
- the LOC124179017 gene encoding apoptosis-resistant E3 ubiquitin protein ligase 1 isoform X8 — encoded protein: MEVISLEDVYWVEDHAAQAVLGKELSKWTQARQELPTSKEDLAVLKADLWSSVVKNSQHQDAWTWGGMLVVSVSVAGLVTLAAMTQPALAPEAKHSLLQYVTGKYLLPSNCRVHFQWEEPQLVGETMTFTVKFYQRNGQPYPICDKDNLIVEVTEGARRVATLTELGGTDPQAANAAVVKFTVRHAGQYRIAVLIGSCHVHGSPFVKNFLPGPPDANKTVFVRQSSTVVCTSGVAHSMAIEPRDEYDNLCIFSNTDNPTVGYHVAISQIGSVVEEGSVVDCNVQLEYDCPNQRICLRVSFPKEGCYHATVSLAGLQLHNGDFDIIVLSSSDATLVHKNVASKNPHICYEAKLMGMQGEHYSKPRKVFCYVSPKQLTIKEYLLKFIPKRLVTFRLCPSTKFHFETSNNQYLGYDAFSIDDGCQPPVELISRCRNVIAATFTQFLLKNIGGSETFKDKQDFFYHEVRKHHQKHYHEKLSMKVQRDKLLESSMKATKGFSVSDWCRNFEITFQGEQGVDWGGVRREWFELICAALFDSGNGLFSSFGESQQALVHPNNKRPPHLKLKHFEFAGRVVGKCLYESALGGSYRQLVRARFTRSFLAQIIGLRVHYKYFEQDDPDLYLSKVKYILENDVEEMELYFVEEEYDKSGQLLKVAELISNGSKTHVTNETKLRYLDALAQHRLASSIREEVDHFLRGLNELIPDNLLGIFDENELELLLCGTGEYNIADLRAHHIANGGSPEFLRVLDWFWTAVSNFTREEMARLLQFTTGCSQLPPGGFQQLSPRFQITAAPTFANLPTAHTCFNQLCLPDYECYDHFEKALLLAISEGTEGFGMI
- the LOC124179017 gene encoding apoptosis-resistant E3 ubiquitin protein ligase 1 isoform X2, with translation MARWSTVLSGVFLALSMILSLGKLLLLAAGTSNNGEITEADQWLADIGLKQYRLLFKKKGISSLANCAEVEALPELPHHDWERLQRAARLLQQRLVLHQWLTEHGLHNHYQKLVQMEVISLEDVYWVEDHAAQAVLGKELSKWTQARQELPTSKEDLAVLKADLWSSVVKNSQHQDAWTWGGMLVVSVSVAGLVTLAAMTQPALAPEAKHSLLQYVTGKYLLPSNCRVHFQWEEPQLVGETMTFTVKFYQRNGQPYPICDKDNLIVEVTEGARRVATLTELGGTDPQAANAAVVKFTVRHAGQYRIAVLIGSCHVHGSPFVKNFLPGPPDANKTVFVRQSSTVVCTSGVAHSMAIEPRDEYDNLCIFSNTDNPTVGYHVAISQIGSVVEEGSVVDCNVQLEYDCPNQRICLRVSFPKEGCYHATVSLAGLQLHNGDFDIIVLSSSDATLVHKNVASKNPHICYEAKLMGMQGEHYSKPRKVFCYVSPKQLTIKEYLLKFIPKRLVTFRLCPSTKFHFETSNNQYLGYDAFSIDDGCQPPVELISRCRNVIAATFTQFLLKNIGGSETFKDKQDFFYHEVRKHHQKHYHEKLSMKVQRDKLLESSMKATKGFSVSDWCRNFEITFQGEQGVDWGGVRREWFELICAALFDSGNGLFSSFGESQQALVHPNNKRPPHLKLKHFEFAGRVVGKCLYESALGGSYRQLVRARFTRSFLAQIIGLRVHYKYFEQDDPDLYLSKVKYILENDVEEMELYFVEEEYDKSGQLLKVAELISNGSKTHVTNETKLRYLDALAQHRLASSIREEVDHFLRGLNELIPDNLLGIFDENELELLLCGTGEYNIADLRAHHIANGGSPEFLRVLDWFWTAVSNFTREEMARLLQFTTGCSQLPPGGFQQLSPRFQITAAPTFANLPTAHTCFNQLCLPDYECYDHFEKALLLAISEGTEGFGMI
- the LOC124179017 gene encoding apoptosis-resistant E3 ubiquitin protein ligase 1 isoform X1, whose protein sequence is MWSVCLRTKKHFRTHWRLSGVKMARWSTVLSGVFLALSMILSLGKLLLLAAGTSNNGEITEADQWLADIGLKQYRLLFKKKGISSLANCAEVEALPELPHHDWERLQRAARLLQQRLVLHQWLTEHGLHNHYQKLVQMEVISLEDVYWVEDHAAQAVLGKELSKWTQARQELPTSKEDLAVLKADLWSSVVKNSQHQDAWTWGGMLVVSVSVAGLVTLAAMTQPALAPEAKHSLLQYVTGKYLLPSNCRVHFQWEEPQLVGETMTFTVKFYQRNGQPYPICDKDNLIVEVTEGARRVATLTELGGTDPQAANAAVVKFTVRHAGQYRIAVLIGSCHVHGSPFVKNFLPGPPDANKTVFVRQSSTVVCTSGVAHSMAIEPRDEYDNLCIFSNTDNPTVGYHVAISQIGSVVEEGSVVDCNVQLEYDCPNQRICLRVSFPKEGCYHATVSLAGLQLHNGDFDIIVLSSSDATLVHKNVASKNPHICYEAKLMGMQGEHYSKPRKVFCYVSPKQLTIKEYLLKFIPKRLVTFRLCPSTKFHFETSNNQYLGYDAFSIDDGCQPPVELISRCRNVIAATFTQFLLKNIGGSETFKDKQDFFYHEVRKHHQKHYHEKLSMKVQRDKLLESSMKATKGFSVSDWCRNFEITFQGEQGVDWGGVRREWFELICAALFDSGNGLFSSFGESQQALVHPNNKRPPHLKLKHFEFAGRVVGKCLYESALGGSYRQLVRARFTRSFLAQIIGLRVHYKYFEQDDPDLYLSKVKYILENDVEEMELYFVEEEYDKSGQLLKVAELISNGSKTHVTNETKLRYLDALAQHRLASSIREEVDHFLRGLNELIPDNLLGIFDENELELLLCGTGEYNIADLRAHHIANGGSPEFLRVLDWFWTAVSNFTREEMARLLQFTTGCSQLPPGGFQQLSPRFQITAAPTFANLPTAHTCFNQLCLPDYECYDHFEKALLLAISEGTEGFGMI
- the LOC124179017 gene encoding apoptosis-resistant E3 ubiquitin protein ligase 1 isoform X5, with protein sequence MFLIMPDKSVESKDTEKLNNDYFDQEISSIGMSLRPSGSATSGISSLANCAEVEALPELPHHDWERLQRAARLLQQRLVLHQWLTEHGLHNHYQKLVQMEVISLEDVYWVEDHAAQAVLGKELSKWTQARQELPTSKEDLAVLKADLWSSVVKNSQHQDAWTWGGMLVVSVSVAGLVTLAAMTQPALAPEAKHSLLQYVTGKYLLPSNCRVHFQWEEPQLVGETMTFTVKFYQRNGQPYPICDKDNLIVEVTEGARRVATLTELGGTDPQAANAAVVKFTVRHAGQYRIAVLIGSCHVHGSPFVKNFLPGPPDANKTVFVRQSSTVVCTSGVAHSMAIEPRDEYDNLCIFSNTDNPTVGYHVAISQIGSVVEEGSVVDCNVQLEYDCPNQRICLRVSFPKEGCYHATVSLAGLQLHNGDFDIIVLSSSDATLVHKNVASKNPHICYEAKLMGMQGEHYSKPRKVFCYVSPKQLTIKEYLLKFIPKRLVTFRLCPSTKFHFETSNNQYLGYDAFSIDDGCQPPVELISRCRNVIAATFTQFLLKNIGGSETFKDKQDFFYHEVRKHHQKHYHEKLSMKVQRDKLLESSMKATKGFSVSDWCRNFEITFQGEQGVDWGGVRREWFELICAALFDSGNGLFSSFGESQQALVHPNNKRPPHLKLKHFEFAGRVVGKCLYESALGGSYRQLVRARFTRSFLAQIIGLRVHYKYFEQDDPDLYLSKVKYILENDVEEMELYFVEEEYDKSGQLLKVAELISNGSKTHVTNETKLRYLDALAQHRLASSIREEVDHFLRGLNELIPDNLLGIFDENELELLLCGTGEYNIADLRAHHIANGGSPEFLRVLDWFWTAVSNFTREEMARLLQFTTGCSQLPPGGFQQLSPRFQITAAPTFANLPTAHTCFNQLCLPDYECYDHFEKALLLAISEGTEGFGMI
- the LOC124179017 gene encoding apoptosis-resistant E3 ubiquitin protein ligase 1 isoform X7, encoding MCISSLANCAEVEALPELPHHDWERLQRAARLLQQRLVLHQWLTEHGLHNHYQKLVQMEVISLEDVYWVEDHAAQAVLGKELSKWTQARQELPTSKEDLAVLKADLWSSVVKNSQHQDAWTWGGMLVVSVSVAGLVTLAAMTQPALAPEAKHSLLQYVTGKYLLPSNCRVHFQWEEPQLVGETMTFTVKFYQRNGQPYPICDKDNLIVEVTEGARRVATLTELGGTDPQAANAAVVKFTVRHAGQYRIAVLIGSCHVHGSPFVKNFLPGPPDANKTVFVRQSSTVVCTSGVAHSMAIEPRDEYDNLCIFSNTDNPTVGYHVAISQIGSVVEEGSVVDCNVQLEYDCPNQRICLRVSFPKEGCYHATVSLAGLQLHNGDFDIIVLSSSDATLVHKNVASKNPHICYEAKLMGMQGEHYSKPRKVFCYVSPKQLTIKEYLLKFIPKRLVTFRLCPSTKFHFETSNNQYLGYDAFSIDDGCQPPVELISRCRNVIAATFTQFLLKNIGGSETFKDKQDFFYHEVRKHHQKHYHEKLSMKVQRDKLLESSMKATKGFSVSDWCRNFEITFQGEQGVDWGGVRREWFELICAALFDSGNGLFSSFGESQQALVHPNNKRPPHLKLKHFEFAGRVVGKCLYESALGGSYRQLVRARFTRSFLAQIIGLRVHYKYFEQDDPDLYLSKVKYILENDVEEMELYFVEEEYDKSGQLLKVAELISNGSKTHVTNETKLRYLDALAQHRLASSIREEVDHFLRGLNELIPDNLLGIFDENELELLLCGTGEYNIADLRAHHIANGGSPEFLRVLDWFWTAVSNFTREEMARLLQFTTGCSQLPPGGFQQLSPRFQITAAPTFANLPTAHTCFNQLCLPDYECYDHFEKALLLAISEGTEGFGMI